From the genome of Amycolatopsis sp. NBC_01488, one region includes:
- a CDS encoding wax ester/triacylglycerol synthase family O-acyltransferase → MAGSPLSALDVAFLCLESETSPMHMGAVVTFTARGELDPAAVTALLAERAAQLPKLRQRARAELFPPGSASWAEDPEFVAADHIHHVTLSSLYEPDPLAAYASQWIAEPLDTSRPLWQVTLVTGLPNGNFALLLKLHHALTDGAGAYAVAAGLLDGVEQAERIPSPSRPIPAPRSTLDTVKDALGTAWGQANETAGIASSLVRAARPPLSPLSAPTSAQRRLGFVRLPLAELRRIRRAHGGTTNDVVLAVLSGALREWLVNRGHRADGRTLRALIPVSVRGRAAGQLGGNKLSGYLCDLPVGEDDPVERLRVVRRAMTRNKAAGPSRGAGALPLLADRVPPLLHRLGTRTAGRAAPMLFDLVITTVPVPPARLSLGGARLAEIYPFVPLAPRHAVGIAVATYRDSVHIGLQANGEAVPDVGSLRDAVLKSTARLLDAS, encoded by the coding sequence ATGGCAGGCTCTCCGCTCAGCGCCCTCGACGTCGCTTTCCTGTGCCTGGAAAGCGAAACCTCCCCGATGCACATGGGGGCGGTGGTCACGTTCACCGCCCGTGGAGAGCTGGACCCCGCCGCGGTGACCGCGCTGCTGGCCGAGCGGGCCGCCCAGCTGCCGAAGCTGCGCCAGCGGGCCCGCGCGGAGCTGTTCCCGCCGGGGTCGGCCAGCTGGGCCGAGGACCCGGAGTTCGTTGCGGCGGACCACATCCACCACGTCACGCTCAGCTCGCTGTACGAACCGGACCCGCTCGCGGCGTACGCGTCGCAGTGGATCGCCGAGCCGCTCGACACGTCCCGGCCGCTGTGGCAAGTCACCCTCGTCACGGGGTTGCCGAACGGGAACTTCGCGCTGCTGCTGAAACTGCACCACGCGCTCACCGACGGGGCCGGCGCGTACGCGGTCGCGGCCGGCCTGCTCGACGGCGTCGAGCAGGCCGAGCGGATCCCCTCGCCGTCGCGGCCGATCCCGGCCCCGAGGTCCACTTTGGACACGGTCAAGGACGCGCTGGGCACCGCCTGGGGCCAGGCGAACGAGACGGCCGGGATCGCGTCGTCGCTCGTCCGGGCCGCGCGGCCGCCGCTCTCGCCGCTGTCGGCGCCGACGTCGGCGCAGCGACGGCTCGGGTTCGTCCGGCTGCCCCTGGCGGAGCTGCGCCGGATCCGCCGGGCCCACGGCGGCACGACCAACGACGTCGTGCTGGCGGTGCTTTCCGGCGCGTTGCGCGAGTGGCTGGTGAACCGCGGCCACCGCGCCGACGGCCGCACGCTGCGCGCGCTGATCCCGGTGAGCGTCCGCGGCCGGGCCGCCGGCCAGCTCGGCGGCAACAAGCTGTCGGGATACCTGTGCGACCTGCCGGTCGGGGAGGACGACCCGGTCGAGCGGCTGCGGGTGGTCCGCCGGGCGATGACCCGCAACAAGGCGGCGGGCCCGAGCCGCGGCGCGGGCGCGCTGCCGCTGCTGGCCGACCGCGTCCCGCCGCTGCTGCACCGCCTGGGCACGCGCACGGCGGGCCGGGCCGCGCCGATGCTGTTCGACCTGGTGATCACGACGGTCCCGGTGCCCCCGGCCCGCCTGTCCCTCGGCGGCGCCCGCTTGGCGGAGATCTACCCGTTCGTCCCGCTGGCACCGCGCCACGCGGTGGGCATCGCGGTCGCGACCTACCGCGACTCGGTCCACATCGGACTGCAGGCCAACGGCGAGGCGGTGCCGGACGTCGGCTCGCTGCGGGACGCGGTCCTGAAGTCGACGGCCCGGCTGCTCGACGCGTCCTGA